A single window of Nicotiana tomentosiformis chromosome 1, ASM39032v3, whole genome shotgun sequence DNA harbors:
- the LOC104099440 gene encoding wall-associated receptor kinase-like 14 yields MSGGSDQDKTTKDVSVKIMVGEMRHFDVSYDRLPRLEDELKFLQAPRFRGNPNLVKVIGCCREGRTLGIVYDLNPQDTLHNFIIRDDFKWLQRVKTALALASLLNYLHDGNSSYMLRNFDLAHIAVDQFGMLVGEGLDTKINEEEYRVGTCGYIDPMVAECVKWSLKSDVYAFGIVLPSLMSKRVVDWKNARNTHVGLWAAREYKRGCSLVHQSLEADRDFDPRDFDPRITKREYRRGCSLVHQSLEADPGFDPRDGPKITKLGMQCIEYKQEKRPAMKQVVKRLKALRVVQQHGEAFYGN; encoded by the exons ATGTCCGGTGGTTCCGATCAAGATAAAACTACCAAGGATGTCTCTGTCAAGATTATGGTTGGTGAAATGCGACATTTTGATGTTAGCTATGACAGATTGCCAAGATTAGAG GATGAACTGAAATTTTTGCAAGCTCCAAGGTTTAGGGGCAATCCCAACTTAGTGAAAGTGATTGGATGTTGTCGCGAGGGGAGAACTCTGGGTATCGTTTATGATCTAAATCCACAGGACACCTTGCATAACTTCATTATTCGAG ATGACTTCAAATGGCTGCAGAGGGTTAAGACTGCCCTTGCATTAGCTAGCTTGCTTAATTATCTGCATGATGGGAATTCGTCATACATGCTTCGCAACTTTGATCTAGCTCACATAGCGGTTGACCAG TTTGGTATGTTAGTTGGAGAGGGTTTGGATACTAAAATCAATGAGGAAGAGTACAGGGTTGGTACGTGTGGCTACATTGATCCAATGGTCGCTGAATGCG TTAAGTGGTCACTCAAATCTGATGTTTACGCATTTGGGATTGTTCTCCCAAGTCTTATGAGCAAAAGAGTTGTTGATTGGAAAAACGCTAGAAACACACATGTTGGTTTGTGGGCCGCGAGAGAGTACAAGCGCGGGTGTTCACTTGTCCACCAAAGTCTTGAGGCTGATCGTGACTTTGATCCTCGTGACTTTGATCCTCGGATTACAAAAAGAGAGTACAGGCGCGGGTGTTCACTTGTCCACCAAAGTCTTGAGGCTGATCCAGGCTTTGATCCTCGTGATGGACCTAAAATTACAAAACTTGGAATGCAGTGTATAGAATACAAACAAGAGAAAAGGCCAGCAATGAAACAAGTTGTTAAGCGTCTCAAGGCCTTGCGTGTTGTGCAGCAGCATGGTGAAGCTTTCTATGGAAATTAA